The Schistocerca nitens isolate TAMUIC-IGC-003100 chromosome 6, iqSchNite1.1, whole genome shotgun sequence DNA segment aaatccttggcagtaccgggaaccgAACGAAGGTCTTCCGTAAGGCAGCCATCTGTGGTCAGCATTCAGCTACGGAGGCAGACTAGATCACGCTCTACCTCGCGAAAATTATGATTATATATTCCGTTGAAACAGTGTATTCAAATAGCAATTCTTGTAGGAAAACAAGCTGCACGAATTCGAATTCAAAAGAATTTTATACAAAGTAAGAGTTTTCATAACATTTGCGCGAGATACACTGTCCTCCGAACTCCATCATAGTCCTTACAACGAAGCAGAATTCAGTTTCCAAGATAATAAACCATATGCCCTTATATAACGGAAGAAATACCATACATGTGGACGAAGTCAGGAAGCCTTTATATTTCATTCCATGAAATCCAGTGGTCAAAAGCTGGGAAGGTCCTTCCAGTCGTTGGATACTGCCTTTCTATACTCTGAATAACAGACCCATTAGGAGAATCATTATCATCTTGAAAAATAGCTTTTCTTTTTAAAACTGTTCTCGCGACACCTAAGATGGCATTCTAGTATTCATGAGTCCACGTAGGAGCGAGTACAGGTCTCTCAAAAGATATTTGACATTGGCAATCAAGAGAAACATAATTCCAAGTAGATGCCGTTTCTTTCATTAACGTTCAATAAATAACGAAGAGTCCCAGTTGACACCAGATCATTTTACGTCGACGGCCCTTGTTTAAAGAGTGGCAATCATTGCTGAAACGAGTTACGTAGTTCAATTCCCATATAAACGGAGTGTCCATTGATTCCGTTTCAGCCTTACGATTTTGTGCGTCTAAAGGCAGGTGAGCTGCTTTCACGAACCCATTTGTGAAGCTTCCTGCAAGATTTACGTTATTCAAGTACTAGACACAAATGTATCCATTCATTTCACTAAGGGAAACTTCCGGTACCAATGGTCAATCCACAACAATGTCTGTAATCAAAAGGTTACTGACTATGCTTCCTACAGATTTTTGTCACTTATTTGCGCcaaatgtatcacaaaaattgccgTTGTATAGctaatgaatttctcagtagagaaACTTCTATCAGCTAATTCTGCACATTATCAGAAATACCAGCGTGAAGGAAACCTATAAAGATAATTGTTAAAACATTAAGCCATTTAGAGACTGTACTTTGTAAATTCGAGGTCACTAGAACTGTaagggaatgtagatgaagatgagatgggatacttaatactgtgagaagaatttcatAGAGCAGtagaagacctaagccgaaacagggTCCCGGAAGTAACCGACATTGCAtcaaactactgacagcattgggaaaGGCAGCCGCGACAAagttcttccatctggtgtgcaagatgtagggGACTGACGTAATACATCCGCACataaagaagaatacaataattacaattccaaagaaagtaggtgctgacggatgtattaccaaactgtcagtttaataagtcatggttgcaaaatactaagatgAATTCTTAACGCAAGAGCCGAAGAGCTGGTAGAAGCTGAGCTCGGAGAGATCAGTTTCAATTCTGGAGAAACGAGAGAACGCGTAAGGCGATgtagaccctacgacttacctttgaAGATAGGTGAAGGACAGGTAGACTTaggtaaagcttttgacaatgttgaatggagtatactgtttgaaattataaaggtagtaggggtaaaatacacggaacgaaaggctatttaccacttGTGCATAAAACACACAGCAGTTTTAACAGCCAATGGCATGAAagtgaaacagtggttgagaagggagtgagacatcgtTGTAGATTATTATCGTTGATTCAGTCTATACActcaccaagcagtaaaggaaaccaaagaaaaacttgaaGTAGGAATTACAATAACATAAACTTTCAGGTtcttcgatgacactgtaattctgtcagaggctgtAAAGAACTCGAAAGAGTAgacgaacggaatgaacagtatctctaaagcaggatataagattaaaatcaacaaaagcaaatccagtaccatggaatgtagtcgaattaagcgaTGCTGAGTAAATTAGATTCGCAACGAGACATTAATAGTAGTACATGAGttatgctgtttgggcagcaaaataactaaagatggtcgcagtagagaggatataaaacgccgattggcaatggcaagaaaagcatttctgaagagaaatttgctaacgtcgagtattgatatttcttctctgaaagtatctgtattgagtgtagccgtttgcggtagtgaaacatggaagagtgtagacgcttttgagatgtggtgttacagaagaatgctgaagattagattggtagatcacataattaaggacaggttactgaatagaattgggcagaaaaatttgtggcacaacctgactggaaGAAGAGTTCGGTTGgtcggacacattctgagacagcaaaggataaTCAGTTTAGTGTTTGATGGAAGTGTGGGAGATAAAGGGAAACCAAGATATGAACACagcaaacagatacagaaggatgtaggttgtaagtacttatttggagatgaagaggcttgcacaggatagagtcggaTGGAAAGCTGAATCAGACTAGCCATCGGACTGATGACCGCAACAAAAGTTCACCTTAACTCCATGTCAATGGCTTTTAAATATGCCTAATGCCGTCTCCGCTGTTCCAGATAATCTCAAGACGAGTTAACGACGCGAAACGCGTAGCTAATAATGAATCTCTTGCAACAGTGTCTGTTTTCTGTTTTCGGAACATTGAACCACTGTTGCTGCACCAAGCCAAAATGGAGTGGAGTAGTGTATTGGATGggtcattaatttatatttttcttcttctacatctacatctacatacatactccgcaatccacaatacggtgcgtggcggagggtacctcgtaccacaactagcatcttctctccctgttccactcccaaacagaacgagggaaaaataactgtctatatgcctctgtacgagccctaatctctcttatcttatctttgtggtctttccgtgaaatataagttggcggcagtaaaattgtactgcagtcagcatcaaatgctggttctctaaatttcctcagtagcgattcacgaaaagaacacctcctttcctccagagactcccacccgagttcctgaagcatttccgtaacactcgtgtgatgatcaaacctaccagtaacaaacctagcagcccgcctctgaattgcttctatgtcctccctcaatccgaaatgataggtatcccaaacgctcgagcagtactcaagaataggtcgtattagtgttttataagcggtctcctttacagttgaaccacatctccccaaaattctaccaatgaaccgaagacgactctccgccttccccacaactgccgttacatgcttgtcccacttcatatcgctctgcaatgttacgctcaaatatttcatcgaggtgactgtgtcaagcgctacactactaatggagtattcaaacattacgggattctttttcctattcatctgaattaatttacatttgtctatatttagagttagctgccattctttacaccaatcacaaatcctgtccaagtcatcttgtatcctcctacagtcactcaacgacgacaccttcccgtacaccatagcatcatcagctaacagccgcacattgctttccaccctatccaaaagatcatttatgtagacagaaaacaacagcggacctaccacacttccctggggcactccagatgacaccctcacctccgatgaacactcagcaTCGAGGACACACCTTTTAGAAGTCTCGGTAGATATGAGCATGTAACACAAATGCGCCCGTAACACTGCTTCCCTTTGCGAGCAGCCAGCTCAAATTACAACCTGGTCTTCCTTACGTACGTTTTCTCAATTTTCATAAGACTGGCATTATAGGAAGGTTCCTTAAGCAACGATAACTGAATACCTCCCACTAGCCCTTAGTGTGCTGGAATTAGAATTAAAACACAACAAAGATTTACACACGAAATTAAACTAAATAAAGGAATTATACAAAGGGATTCATTAAGCAAACTCGTGTTCAGCTTAATAAGGGACAACATCACTGATGAAGTAACTTCATCAGTTTAATAAAACAGCTTATCAGTTATGGAAACCTTAACTAAAAAACTAAGAGTATGGTAACATCAAAAGAACCTGTGCGAAGTAAGTTAAATGCACATGGTGTGTCAATTGAACAGGTGATGAACTTTTATTATCTAGGCACTGTTATGACTAGCTACAAAGACTTAACTGTGGAAGTGAAAAATCAAGTGGCAGAGGCAGTAAAGGTAGCCAAATGTATGGAGAAACAAATTTATGGCTGCTGAGAGGAAAATAAAAATACGAGTATATAAAACAATGGGATGTCCTGTTTTGACATATCTGTCAGGAACTAGAGCAGAAACGaaaaagataaaacaaaaattaatggtAGTGGAAATGAAGATTCTAAGATAGTTCCAAGGAGTAAAGGTCGATAAGGGAACCGTGTGGAATACAAAATCGAAGTAAAAGGACGAAGACAAAGGAAGGAAATTGGGTCGTGTGGAAAGGATAGACCCTTGAATACTAGCTAAAACATGGACGACCGTAAGGGAAACGGTTACCTGGACGACCTCCCAAATTGAACAGCAGTCGGCCCCTTACTACCACTCGTCAGCAGACAAACAGGGGAATCCCTAGTcagcagaagaaggagaagaagagttAGAGAGGAAGTTAAACCTATCAAATGGCCGACAGAGGTGGCAGAGAAAGGCGAGTGCGAGGTGCGAAACGGCGGTACTCACTCTTGAGGTCTTTGCCCTCTGGCGTGCACTTGCCGTCGCCGTCGTCCAGGAGGCACTGCACGTAGGCCCTGAAGAGGCGCTCGTTGCCCAGCACCTCGTCTATGTCGACTCTGTCGAGTCTGTCCTGCTGCGGCGCCGCGCGTGTGGCAACCGCGGCCAGCGAGAGCAGGCAGCAGGCGATCAGGATTCTGGCCATGTCCGCGGTCCGTGGTCGGTGGCAATGAAGTACCGTGCTGGCCGGCCGCCGCCTCTTATAGCCGCCACTGTGACGTCAGCGACTGCACGTGACGCAGCAGCAACAAACGTGTGGGCCATGGGGTGTCCCCACCCGGGACCGGTCACTGGCACCTCTCAGAGCAGAGAGGCCTGATCGCACTTTTCCGTGCCGCCCGTGACCTCCACCAGAGGCCAATAAGAGACAGGTGTTCATTGGTATGCATAAGCACGCCCACATCTTTCAGAAGTCTCGGTAGATATGTGACTGCCTTCCACACGCCGCATGTAACATTGCCGCATAACACTGCTTCCCTTCATGATAATACGAGAGCTGTTCCGAAAGTAACGCTAAAACTACTTATTGTCTTCCCTGAATGCTACAGATACTTCCTGAATACAAAATTACCACTCCCTGTCATTCCTATTCGATACTAGAGGGGTTCGACAAAACTATGGAAACCCCACCACACTTAATATGGTGAAAAAACCAGCTCGCATTCAAAACAGGTTCCAGTCGTATTGGACTTGACATATGCAGGTTCTGTGTGGTTATGAAGgaaatcttatatcattcttcctgcaaaacaagaTGCTGGTGGCGATTATGGAAGTGGAGAgcacatccttctctccaaagtagacaaaaGGCTAGAAAATACTGAGATTTGGTAGACGTGGCGACTAACATCGTCGTGCTCAAAAAATCAATCTTGGACGATGTGAGTTTGTGTTAactgtcctcttggaacacagcattaccatGTGGGAGCAAACATTGTACAAGAGGATGGTCCTCATCGGCCAAATCGGTCACAtgatccttgacagtaatgctacCTTACAGAGTAAGCATGGGGCTCATGGAGTACCATGATATGGCTAGCCAAACCCACGTCAAGTttgactcttgggacgtaaactcggccagatgtTCGAGACAGTGTCAAACAATACTCATACGAccagatgactttcttccattgctccactgccTGATTCGGACACCACCTTCTCCTCTTAAGGACATTTTCATCGCTGATGAGTGGTCTTGGAATTCTAGCTGGCCCTGCATTTCCCTGCTTATGGAGTTCCTTCATGTTTTGGTTCTGATAGGATTGGCGAGTACGACATTTTAGTGATAGGGGTAAAATCACAAAGGCAATCCCAAtcggttcaattttgggtccactcctattccttatatatgtgaatgaccttccactcaaCATTCAACATTAGAACCTTTTACAGACCACACtattgttataataaatcccattacagaGAAAGCAACGTAAGAGTTAggaaataatttttacaaaatattgttaactgtttctctgaaaatgtatgctccctaaattttgaaaaagcacACTACATGCCGTTCATTGCAAGAAATAGTGTCATTCCAACAATTGATGTAGTGCGTTACAGGGAATCAATAAGAAGCGTAGAATGTTCCAAATGTTTGGGTATAAATAAAGATGAAAACTTGAAATATGAGACGCCTACTAGTGAGTTTCTCAAGCAGTTAAGTTGaccacttttgctcttcgtatatttGCGAAACCTTGCAAAGAAACAATtaatctcctgacatattttgcagatTTCCACCCTATAATTAGGTATGGCATAATGTAATCAGTCACACAAAGGATGAAAATATTGATTGCACTAAAGctaacagtaagaataatatgttgtccaatgttttttattccagtctttgatcacaatatcaattctttagacgatgaccggtttcagtcctgaTCTACaacatacaaatatatacacctagtgaacagtgtgtctttcaacataatacatcaatacgtatcacaatatactatcgtgtaaccagggaaatgtacagataagatacagtaaaacgtaccttttttacaccatgtcctaaagtgatagggccataatggcatcgtcaaatcatataaatataatcagcacagcatcgtcacatagatctaaaattaggtgtagaataggccacatcgtccacacagtcatttttgcaactggctactgaagcacAGTAGCTACCataaatctgtttgcctacatcccaACCCCAGAACCGTCATATTTATCAGAATCTTTACTCAAACTATGTTTTACACCAGGTTCACAAGATTGTTTGTAGTAGTAGTGACCAATTTGACATCGGTCAAACTTGCCGTTCTTTTAAAATTAGATTCAGGGAGCATTCGCAGccacataacaaaactgcattggGAATACATTTGGCAGAAACCGGCAACACTGCAGGTAACATCGAAAGTTGTATGCTTATTCTACACAGGGCAGAGAAGGGTTGCGCTGTCGACTTGTTGGAGATTTTCAAAGACAAAGAGCATGAGCCCACTTGGGCCTATCACCTACTTTACTTTGTTTGATTACGTACTAGAAtaaccgaatttttttttttactttattgttattttaaagcccggacaacaggcaggctgtcagcagcacactgcgctgctcttcagccatagaatatacaagcagtaaacaggtgaagacacataagttacagaatggtgggcaataaaacaggagacacagagagacaaacacggagccgttcacactcgtcgataaaccacactgctaactgatgagacgacgcacaaacactgaagatgacgatggcactggtgaacgagggagtgtgacggggaacactgaacactaaacacgacggcacacacgaaacactgatggcggtgatctccggcgcgcgaatgtccacttagcgtgtgcgagtccggggacctgccaagaggggaacaggggtgaggtgggggagaggggggaaaaaggatgccaatggcggaggagacgggggcaggaggagagggacaggggaggggaggcccgggggaggaggggggagagaaggaggagggagggagaggagggcgcccagaggagcaagcacaggaggagggcgggaggatcaaagttggtaggatgggtagatggaggggaggagggcatcatcagggagggggagctggcggaagccaccttgggagagggtaaggagggtggacagatggagaccgggcgggacgtgggaatacaggcgcggcagcgggcgggggtgtgagaggatcggggagacgagcgggtgaggagggtcgagtttacgggaggtgtacaggatacgtatcctttcaaggaaaaggaggaggtgggggaaggggatgagatcatacaggatccgcgtgggggaggggagacggatgcgataggtgaggcggagagcatggcgttcaaggatttggagggatttataaaagggaggggggggtggagatccaagccggatgggcataacaaaggatagggcggatgagggatttataggtgtggaggatggtggaggggtccagaccccacgtacggccggagaggagcttgaggagactgagtcgggagcgtgccttggcttggattgtccggaggtggggagtccaggagaggcgacggtcgagggtgacgccaaggtacttaagggtaggagtgagggcgataggacggccatagatggtgatgtagaaatcaaggaggcggaaggaaggggtggtgttgcctacaatgatcgcctgggttttggagggattgaccttgagcaaccactggttgcaccaagcggtgaaccggtcaagatgggattggagaaggtgttgggagcgctgcagggtgggggcaagggcaaggaaggcggtgtcatcggcaaactggagaaggtggacgggggctggcggcggcggcatgtccgccgtgtacaaaaggtacagaaggggggagaggacggagccttggggcacaccggcagaggggaaaaaggtgtaggaatctgcgttatggatggtgacataggaaggacggcgggagagaaaggagccgatcagacggacgtagttaatgggaagggcgaaggtttggagcttgaagaggagaccggaatgccatacgcggtcataggcacgttcgaggtccagggagaggaagattgcggagcgacgggaatttagctgttcggaaaggagatgagtgaggtgaaggagaaggtcgttggaagagaaggacggccgaaagccacactgggtaacgggaagaaggcggtgctggcggagatgctggtggatgcggtgggtgaggatagattccaggaccttgctgaagaccgaggtaaggctgatggggcggtaggaggagacggcggacagtggtttgccgggtttaaggaacatgaggatacgggaggttttccacaggtcggggtagtaaccggtggacaggactacattgtagagcctggccagggtggagaggaaagagacaggagcttcacgaaggtgacggtaggtgacacgatcgtgaccaggagcggtgttgcgtttcgtgcggagtgtagcaatgagatcctgtgtagtgataggggcattgagttccgtgtgtgcaatgttgtccaagtactggaaaccaggagcgaggggaggggaagaggtgtcagttcgatcgcggatatccgggaagagggagtaatcgaactggggatcatcggggatggaagatacatcggagaggtaggaggcaaagtgattggccttactaagggagtcagggaaagggtgatcatcatggagaagaggataatagggggagggtttagttccggtaaggcgacggaaggccgaccagaacttggacgagttgattggtagggtagcatttaaccgggtgcatgtctgccgccagtcccggcgtttcttagccgcaagcaaattacgaatgtgtcgctggagttgccggtggcgtcgtagtgtgtccgggtcacgcgtgcggaggaaggcacggtagagacgacgggattcacggaggaggagaacggcctgtgggggcaaggtaggacggtgggggtggatggcgacagtagggacgtgggcctccacggcctcagacaaggtctgctggagaaaggaggcggcttgggtgacatcgtccgggtggtggtaggtgagagggtggctatcgacctgggcggaaagggtatcccggtaggcattccagtcggcgcgggaatagtcgtggacatacttagggggagggtcagtacgagggtcggggcgagggcgacgaccgtctgaaacggtgaggaggacagggagatggtcgctaccaataggctccaggacatccaccgttatgcggccaaggaggttgggggaggagaggataacatcaggagtggagttggattcgggacgggtgtgctgggggatgggaatgaggtcgccttgaagggaggagaggaaccgatgccaccgccgtaactgggcggcggaacgactatggatgttgaggtcggcggcgatcacgtaggaggagaaggtacggtcaatgtgggagaggaagtcgaagggaataggggcgttagggcggacatagatggtggcgcaggtaacggtaaggccagggaagaagagactaaggatcaggtgttcggtggggtcgggaaggagaggttggagccgaacggggatctggcgatggtgcccaatggcaactccgccacgcgcaatggggaggggattgtcggagcggtggaggaggtagggcgaagtgtggacggtgtggtggggttggaggaaggtttcattaaggatgaaggcgtccacgcggtgggaggcaagggtatggagaaagaggttcttgttggcggggagggagcggatgttgttgaaaaggatacgatgctgtcgcgccatgacaaggatttaaacgagggtgtcaaggcgggagaaggtgaaatgggcctggttattggaataggtggcgaacattttcaggtggaatatggaacgggcggcgagggagatctgttgtagggtgtgggggcgctgaaagggatggacattctggaggacgatggtgaggaacctgatgatgtcctcagcagtggggggggggggggacgaagggaattgccaggaggggtgggggcgtccaggggacggacagggacggtgagttcaggagtggtgggagggggtcgggctttacatttttgggagtacgtgggatgggggaggttgcaggtattgcaggagggaggggattggagattagggcactgccggaggaagtgaaTAACCGAAAAATGCATCgcgtatttatacctagccttacttgatttatgtcgagaacagtaggcatttgccttacttccatacattagtcgctctaatcctgtaactgattatgtcctaCATACTCATGGAATGTACAGCCACACTAAATAACTTTAATTATTGACTGTTGATATGTTGCTTAAACGTTTTCTGTTGGAGACAtatcacgatgtatgtaaagccctctag contains these protein-coding regions:
- the LOC126262965 gene encoding ejaculatory bulb-specific protein 3-like; translated protein: MARILIACCLLSLAAVATRAAPQQDRLDRVDIDEVLGNERLFRAYVQCLLDDGDGKCTPEGKDLKKLLPNLVATGCNDCSPRHLERTVKVLKHVTEKRPQDWAKLKAKFDPAGEYTKKHSATWKQRGINF